One region of Termitidicoccus mucosus genomic DNA includes:
- the gcvT gene encoding glycine cleavage system aminomethyltransferase GcvT: MSILKRTPLFDFHVAHGGRMVDFAGWEMPVQYRSILDEHKAVRRAAGLFDVSHMGEVDVRGPGALAFLQSLVTNDLAKMTPGRVVYSPMCGETGGVIDDLLVHMRAPGDYFLCINAGNIDKDLAWLRERRAAAPGLDVTLADRSGDTALIAIQGPRAAGIVRSLASGPAVAAALDDLNYYHFATGLTIAGIPCSAVARTGYTGEDGFELYHRPEDAPRFAEALLAAGAPLGLELAGLGARDSLRLEAGFPLHGHEISGDISPLAAGLAWTVKFAKNSDFCGRAALEREARDGSARRVVFFKTGDRRIVRAGAAVIDEAGAPLGTVLSGTLSPILNEAIGSALIDTTALAAGRALLTDIRGAKIALHPVKPPFVALKK, encoded by the coding sequence ATGAGCATCCTCAAACGAACTCCGCTCTTCGACTTCCATGTCGCGCATGGCGGGCGCATGGTCGATTTCGCGGGCTGGGAAATGCCCGTGCAATACAGGAGCATCCTCGACGAGCACAAGGCCGTGCGCCGCGCCGCCGGCCTCTTCGACGTCAGCCACATGGGCGAGGTCGATGTGCGCGGCCCCGGGGCGCTCGCATTCCTCCAGTCGCTCGTCACCAATGACCTCGCCAAAATGACGCCCGGCCGCGTCGTCTATTCGCCCATGTGCGGCGAAACCGGCGGCGTCATCGACGATCTGCTCGTCCACATGCGCGCGCCCGGTGATTATTTCCTCTGCATCAACGCCGGCAACATCGACAAGGACCTCGCGTGGCTCCGCGAGCGTCGCGCCGCCGCGCCCGGTCTCGATGTCACCCTCGCCGACCGCTCCGGCGACACCGCGCTCATCGCCATCCAGGGCCCGCGCGCCGCCGGCATCGTCCGCTCCCTCGCCTCCGGCCCCGCCGTGGCAGCCGCCCTCGACGACCTCAACTATTACCATTTCGCCACCGGCCTCACCATCGCCGGCATCCCCTGCTCCGCCGTCGCGCGCACCGGCTACACCGGCGAGGACGGCTTTGAGCTCTACCATCGCCCGGAGGACGCGCCGCGGTTCGCCGAGGCGCTGCTCGCGGCGGGCGCGCCGCTCGGTCTCGAACTCGCCGGACTCGGCGCGCGCGACAGCCTGCGCCTCGAAGCCGGCTTCCCTCTCCACGGCCACGAAATTTCCGGAGACATCTCGCCGCTTGCCGCCGGTCTCGCCTGGACGGTGAAATTCGCCAAAAACTCCGATTTCTGCGGGCGCGCCGCGCTCGAACGCGAGGCGCGCGACGGCTCCGCCCGCCGCGTGGTATTTTTCAAGACCGGCGACCGCCGCATCGTGCGCGCGGGCGCGGCCGTCATCGACGAGGCGGGCGCGCCGCTCGGCACCGTGCTCTCCGGCACGCTTTCACCCATCCTGAACGAGGCCATCGGCTCCGCGCTCATCGACACCACCGCGCTCGCTGCCGGCCGCGCGCTGCTCACCGACATCCGGGGGGCGAAAATCGCCCTCCATCCCGTCAAGCCGCCCTTTGTTGCATTGAAAAAATAA